From one Babylonia areolata isolate BAREFJ2019XMU chromosome 35, ASM4173473v1, whole genome shotgun sequence genomic stretch:
- the LOC143278157 gene encoding uncharacterized protein LOC143278157 isoform X2 has product MLEPGPSSSAVFGSLELPNRDMKKEKEFLSSFANSPAYNHWKDVGARKGLHEDEEIACFLLKYYEDTSAVFPMGTTTCKTCGTPLSVSCARCEQTSSRGGNEEHMETKEEGDSSSAGEDDEGELAQPHSSFPHQDLPARKREEARVHGPTNAYRELAIAPLPEGPPTTLQPSPSSSTLAGQRYLPIFRETATRDEKPVYVNARQYHRILKRREARKRLTESGKISAERPKYLHESRHNHAVKRERGVDGRYLPLPEDGNSERVEEEEENGRGKKTKERNSSSSHRSTVDEADSRDLAAVRKPVANKSQRSFASHHTAGMSVHAARDKAAAPSSTGRASQMDFGRKTFKQSTVLKARKRARGGPKSFVCDVCSKSFTRANNLKKHKLIHTGQKPFMCDICSKAFTRVDDLKKHKIIHTGQKPFMCDECGKSFTQSASLRTHKVIHTGVKSFVCDVCSRAFTHAGNLKTHKLIHTGERSFMCDVCSMIFTRASNLKKHKMIHSGYRPFICDVCSKGFTRADELNKHKMVHTGEKPFMCEVCSKTFTMASILRRHRMIHTGQKPFICDVCSKAFTEEGNLKRHKMIHTGNKPFTCEVCTKKFTHAGDLKKHRMIHTGEKPFMCDVCSKTFTLAGSLKRHKMTHAGQKSFMCEVCSRTSPHASLLKAHTLMYSGQKSFMCDVCTKTFTEAGTVFYGL; this is encoded by the exons ATGCTGGAGCCAGGACCATCCTCTTCTGCAGTGTTTGGGTCTCTGGAGCTGCCCAATAgggacatgaagaaagagaaagaattttTGTCCTCCTTCGCCAACTCCCCAGCCTACAATCACTGGAAAGACGTGGGAGCCCGGAAGGGTCTGCATGAGGATGAGGAGATTGCCTGTTTCCTTCTGAAATA TTACGAGGACACATCGGCGGTTTTCCCTATGGGCACCACAACCTGCAAGACTTGCGGAACCCCTCTGTCGGTCTCCTGCGCGCGTTGTGAGCAGACGTCCAGCAGGGGAGGCAACGAGGAGCACATGGAGACCAAGGAAGAAGGGGACAGCAGTTCAGCGGGTGAGGACGACGAGGGAGAGCTCGCTCAGCCTCACTCTAGTTTCCCCCATCAGGACTTGCCTGCCAGAAAAAGGGAAGAAGCG cgAGTACATGGACCAACAAACGCCTACAGAGAACTGGCGATTGCTCCCCTTCCCGAGGGGCCCCCCACAACACTCCagccctccccgtcctcctccaccCTTGCTGGTCAGCGTTACCTGCCCATCTTCAGAGAGACGGCCACACGTGATGAGAAGCCCGTGTACGTCAATGCCAGACAGTACCACCGCATTCTGAAAAGACGTGAGGCCAGGAAAAGGTTGACAGAAAGTGGGAAGATTTCAGCAGAGAGGCCG AAATACCTGCATGAGTCTCGCCACAACCATGCTGTAAAGCGAGAGCGGGGAGTGGACGGTCGTTACCTGCCCCTACCAGAGGATGGCAACAGTGAGAGGGTGGAA gaggaggaggaaaacggaagagggaagaagacgaaggagagaaACTCTTCGTCATCTCACAGATCAACCGTGGATGAAGCGGACAGCAGAGACCTGGCAGCTGTCCGCAAGCCTGTGGCgaat aAGTCGCAGAGATCATtcgccagccatcacacagcggGAATGAGCGTGCATGCCGCCAGGGACAAGGCCGCAGCACCCTCCTCCACTGGCAGAGCCTCCCAGATGGATTTCGGCAGAAAAACCTTCAAACAATCCACCGTCCTCAAGGCACGAAAGCGAGCCCGCGGCGGCCCCAAATCCTTCGTGTGCGACGTGTGCAGCAAGTCGTTCACGCGGGCCAACAACCTGAAGAAGCATAAGCTGATCCACACAGGTCAGAAGCCATTCATGTGCGACATCTGCAGCAAGGCGTTCACCCGCGTCGACGACCTGAAGAAGCACAAGATCATCCACACGGGTCAGAAACCGTTCATGTGCGACGAGTGCGGCAAGAGCTTCACGCAGTCTGCCAGCCTGCGGACGCACAAGGTGATCCACACAGGGGTCAAGTcctttgtgtgtgacgtgtgcagccGGGCCTTCACGCACGCGGGGAACCTCAAGACTCACAAGCTGATCCACACGGGGGAGAGGTCCTTCATGTGCGACGTCTGCAGCATGATCTTCACCCGCGCCAGCAACCTGAAGAAGCACAAGATGATCCACTCCGGCTACCGACCCTTCATCTGCGACGTGTGCAGCAAGGGGTTCACCCGCGCCGACGAGCTGAACAAGCACAAGATGGTCCACACCGGGGAGAAGCCGTTCATGTGCGAGGTCTGCAGCAAGACCTTCACCATGGCCAGCATCCTGCGTCGACACAGGATGATCCACACAGGTCAGAAGCCCTTCATCTGCGATGTGTGCAGCAAGGCCTTCACAGAGGAGGGCAACCTGAAGAGACACAAGATGATCCACACGGGTAACAAACCCTTCACCTGCGAGGTGTGCACCAAGAAGTTCACCCACGCCGGGGACCTGAAGAAGCACCGCATGATCCACACCGGAGAGAAACCGTtcatgtgtgacgtgtgcagcAAGACGTTCACCCTGGCAGGCAGTCTGAAGAGACACAAGATGACCCACGCCGGGCAGAAGTCGTTCATGTGCGAAGTGTGCAGCAGGACTTCCCCGCACGCCAGTCTCCTCAAGGCACACACGCTCATGTACTCCGGTCAGAAATCCTTCATGTGTGACGTCTGCACCAAGACCTTCACGGAGGCTGGCACAGTGTTTTACGGGTTATGA
- the LOC143278157 gene encoding uncharacterized protein LOC143278157 isoform X1, with protein sequence MLEPGPSSSAVFGSLELPNRDMKKEKEFLSSFANSPAYNHWKDVGARKGLHEDEEIACFLLKYYEDTSAVFPMGTTTCKTCGTPLSVSCARCEQTSSRGGNEEHMETKEEGDSSSAGEDDEGELAQPHSSFPHQDLPARKREEAQRVHGPTNAYRELAIAPLPEGPPTTLQPSPSSSTLAGQRYLPIFRETATRDEKPVYVNARQYHRILKRREARKRLTESGKISAERPKYLHESRHNHAVKRERGVDGRYLPLPEDGNSERVEEEEENGRGKKTKERNSSSSHRSTVDEADSRDLAAVRKPVANKSQRSFASHHTAGMSVHAARDKAAAPSSTGRASQMDFGRKTFKQSTVLKARKRARGGPKSFVCDVCSKSFTRANNLKKHKLIHTGQKPFMCDICSKAFTRVDDLKKHKIIHTGQKPFMCDECGKSFTQSASLRTHKVIHTGVKSFVCDVCSRAFTHAGNLKTHKLIHTGERSFMCDVCSMIFTRASNLKKHKMIHSGYRPFICDVCSKGFTRADELNKHKMVHTGEKPFMCEVCSKTFTMASILRRHRMIHTGQKPFICDVCSKAFTEEGNLKRHKMIHTGNKPFTCEVCTKKFTHAGDLKKHRMIHTGEKPFMCDVCSKTFTLAGSLKRHKMTHAGQKSFMCEVCSRTSPHASLLKAHTLMYSGQKSFMCDVCTKTFTEAGTVFYGL encoded by the exons ATGCTGGAGCCAGGACCATCCTCTTCTGCAGTGTTTGGGTCTCTGGAGCTGCCCAATAgggacatgaagaaagagaaagaattttTGTCCTCCTTCGCCAACTCCCCAGCCTACAATCACTGGAAAGACGTGGGAGCCCGGAAGGGTCTGCATGAGGATGAGGAGATTGCCTGTTTCCTTCTGAAATA TTACGAGGACACATCGGCGGTTTTCCCTATGGGCACCACAACCTGCAAGACTTGCGGAACCCCTCTGTCGGTCTCCTGCGCGCGTTGTGAGCAGACGTCCAGCAGGGGAGGCAACGAGGAGCACATGGAGACCAAGGAAGAAGGGGACAGCAGTTCAGCGGGTGAGGACGACGAGGGAGAGCTCGCTCAGCCTCACTCTAGTTTCCCCCATCAGGACTTGCCTGCCAGAAAAAGGGAAGAAGCG cagcgAGTACATGGACCAACAAACGCCTACAGAGAACTGGCGATTGCTCCCCTTCCCGAGGGGCCCCCCACAACACTCCagccctccccgtcctcctccaccCTTGCTGGTCAGCGTTACCTGCCCATCTTCAGAGAGACGGCCACACGTGATGAGAAGCCCGTGTACGTCAATGCCAGACAGTACCACCGCATTCTGAAAAGACGTGAGGCCAGGAAAAGGTTGACAGAAAGTGGGAAGATTTCAGCAGAGAGGCCG AAATACCTGCATGAGTCTCGCCACAACCATGCTGTAAAGCGAGAGCGGGGAGTGGACGGTCGTTACCTGCCCCTACCAGAGGATGGCAACAGTGAGAGGGTGGAA gaggaggaggaaaacggaagagggaagaagacgaaggagagaaACTCTTCGTCATCTCACAGATCAACCGTGGATGAAGCGGACAGCAGAGACCTGGCAGCTGTCCGCAAGCCTGTGGCgaat aAGTCGCAGAGATCATtcgccagccatcacacagcggGAATGAGCGTGCATGCCGCCAGGGACAAGGCCGCAGCACCCTCCTCCACTGGCAGAGCCTCCCAGATGGATTTCGGCAGAAAAACCTTCAAACAATCCACCGTCCTCAAGGCACGAAAGCGAGCCCGCGGCGGCCCCAAATCCTTCGTGTGCGACGTGTGCAGCAAGTCGTTCACGCGGGCCAACAACCTGAAGAAGCATAAGCTGATCCACACAGGTCAGAAGCCATTCATGTGCGACATCTGCAGCAAGGCGTTCACCCGCGTCGACGACCTGAAGAAGCACAAGATCATCCACACGGGTCAGAAACCGTTCATGTGCGACGAGTGCGGCAAGAGCTTCACGCAGTCTGCCAGCCTGCGGACGCACAAGGTGATCCACACAGGGGTCAAGTcctttgtgtgtgacgtgtgcagccGGGCCTTCACGCACGCGGGGAACCTCAAGACTCACAAGCTGATCCACACGGGGGAGAGGTCCTTCATGTGCGACGTCTGCAGCATGATCTTCACCCGCGCCAGCAACCTGAAGAAGCACAAGATGATCCACTCCGGCTACCGACCCTTCATCTGCGACGTGTGCAGCAAGGGGTTCACCCGCGCCGACGAGCTGAACAAGCACAAGATGGTCCACACCGGGGAGAAGCCGTTCATGTGCGAGGTCTGCAGCAAGACCTTCACCATGGCCAGCATCCTGCGTCGACACAGGATGATCCACACAGGTCAGAAGCCCTTCATCTGCGATGTGTGCAGCAAGGCCTTCACAGAGGAGGGCAACCTGAAGAGACACAAGATGATCCACACGGGTAACAAACCCTTCACCTGCGAGGTGTGCACCAAGAAGTTCACCCACGCCGGGGACCTGAAGAAGCACCGCATGATCCACACCGGAGAGAAACCGTtcatgtgtgacgtgtgcagcAAGACGTTCACCCTGGCAGGCAGTCTGAAGAGACACAAGATGACCCACGCCGGGCAGAAGTCGTTCATGTGCGAAGTGTGCAGCAGGACTTCCCCGCACGCCAGTCTCCTCAAGGCACACACGCTCATGTACTCCGGTCAGAAATCCTTCATGTGTGACGTCTGCACCAAGACCTTCACGGAGGCTGGCACAGTGTTTTACGGGTTATGA